In a genomic window of Demequina muriae:
- the rny gene encoding ribonuclease Y → MAQIIATVATLLLLLASVLVVHFARREAAEIRRSTSDETQATREEARDLLSEAQRREERVAQREKEFSADHRTAQMYARSLDERAAVIARDEKRLHAERGEIDLLRERRLAEIGGLTPEEARAELMAQQVRKARDAASGELRRLERATKETADQRAREILVSSMQRQAARVASETSTTWIDLPSEEMKGRIIGREGRNIRAFESLTGVNVMVEEGVNAVQLSSFDVERREIAEVTLRDLIEDGRIQPQRVEAAYARAVADTEQRHLDAGLDAIDAAGVRGIPHEMVSVLGRLRLRSSYGQNVLAHLVESAQIAADIATSLGADVELARHAAFLHDIGKAFTHEREGTHAAIGAALAAEHGEPPTVVNAIAAHHDEVPQTTLEGVIVQVADAVSASRPGARREDVDGYLERMEGLERLVAEHEGVVKVLAMAAGREVRVVVEPETVDDEGTHELARTIAQHISRDFSFAGEIKVTVIRELRADAVAG, encoded by the coding sequence GTGGCCCAGATCATCGCCACTGTGGCGACCCTCCTGCTGCTCCTCGCATCCGTGCTCGTGGTGCACTTCGCCCGACGCGAGGCCGCGGAGATCCGGCGCTCGACGAGCGATGAGACTCAGGCGACCCGCGAAGAGGCACGCGACCTCCTGAGCGAGGCCCAGCGCCGCGAGGAGCGGGTGGCGCAGCGCGAGAAGGAGTTCTCGGCCGACCACCGCACCGCACAGATGTATGCGCGCTCGCTCGACGAGCGGGCGGCGGTCATCGCCCGGGATGAGAAGCGACTTCATGCCGAACGCGGCGAGATCGACCTGCTGCGCGAGAGGCGCCTCGCCGAGATCGGCGGCCTCACCCCGGAAGAGGCGCGCGCAGAGCTCATGGCTCAGCAGGTCAGGAAGGCGCGCGACGCCGCAAGCGGCGAGCTCAGGCGTCTCGAACGAGCCACCAAGGAGACCGCGGACCAGCGCGCGCGCGAGATCCTCGTCTCGTCGATGCAGCGCCAGGCGGCGCGCGTCGCCTCGGAGACCTCCACGACCTGGATCGACCTGCCGAGCGAAGAGATGAAGGGCCGGATCATCGGCCGTGAGGGACGCAACATTCGCGCCTTCGAGTCCCTGACCGGCGTCAACGTGATGGTCGAGGAGGGCGTGAACGCCGTTCAGCTGTCGTCGTTCGACGTCGAACGACGTGAGATCGCCGAGGTGACGCTGCGCGACCTCATCGAGGACGGTCGCATCCAGCCGCAACGCGTCGAGGCGGCCTATGCCCGAGCGGTGGCGGACACCGAGCAGCGTCATCTCGACGCTGGTCTCGACGCGATCGACGCCGCCGGCGTGCGTGGCATCCCGCACGAGATGGTGTCCGTCCTCGGGCGACTGCGCCTCCGCAGCTCCTACGGACAGAATGTGCTGGCACATCTCGTCGAGTCAGCGCAGATCGCGGCCGACATCGCGACGTCGCTCGGCGCGGATGTGGAGCTCGCGCGACATGCTGCGTTCCTGCACGACATCGGCAAGGCCTTCACCCATGAGCGGGAAGGCACTCACGCCGCGATCGGAGCGGCTCTCGCCGCCGAGCACGGCGAGCCTCCCACGGTCGTCAACGCGATCGCCGCCCACCACGACGAGGTGCCGCAGACCACCCTGGAAGGTGTGATCGTGCAGGTGGCTGACGCCGTGTCCGCCTCGCGCCCCGGTGCGAGGCGGGAGGATGTCGACGGGTACCTCGAGCGCATGGAGGGCCTCGAGCGACTGGTCGCCGAGCACGAAGGCGTCGTGAAGGTGCTGGCGATGGCGGCCGGGCGTGAGGTGCGTGTGGTCGTCGAGCCCGAGACGGTCGATGACGAGGGCACGCATGAGCTGGCGCGTACAATTGCTCAGCACATCAGCCGCGACTTCAGCTTCGCTGGAGAGATCAAGGTGACCGTGATCCGCGAACTCCGAGCGGACGCCGTCGCAGGGTAG
- a CDS encoding regulatory protein RecX, with product MSARARQDGARQGVGSTTPTDPGERARDIALRLLTHSPRSAAQLREGLMSRDVEDHVADEVISRYREVGLLDDAALSAAIVRTRHHERGKSRRAILAELRRKGFEQEDIDSALAQISDEDEQDAARTLALKRWNQLDGVERDKRVRRVVGMLGRKGYSPSDAFALVREFENADNSGT from the coding sequence ATGTCAGCGCGCGCTCGACAGGACGGTGCCCGGCAAGGCGTGGGATCCACGACTCCGACCGATCCTGGCGAGCGCGCGCGGGACATCGCGCTGCGCCTATTGACGCACTCGCCGCGATCGGCGGCACAGCTGCGAGAGGGGCTGATGTCACGCGACGTGGAGGACCACGTCGCCGATGAGGTGATCTCGCGTTACCGCGAGGTGGGGCTGCTCGACGATGCGGCTCTGTCGGCCGCGATCGTGCGCACCCGGCACCATGAGCGCGGCAAGTCCCGCCGCGCGATCCTGGCGGAGCTGCGGCGCAAGGGCTTCGAGCAGGAGGACATCGACTCCGCTCTCGCGCAGATCAGCGACGAGGATGAGCAGGACGCGGCACGCACCCTCGCCCTCAAGCGTTGGAACCAGTTGGACGGCGTCGAGCGCGACAAGCGAGTGCGCCGGGTGGTGGGCATGCTGGGGCGCAAGGGATACTCGCCCTCCGACGCTTTCGCCCTTGTGCGAGAGTTCGAGAATGCCGATAACTCGGGCACGTAG
- the recA gene encoding recombinase RecA — MAQAADRSKALEAALGQIDRQYGKGSAMRMGDRQVVAVPAIPTGSVALDIALGIGGLPRGRVVEIYGPESSGKTTVALHAVANMQKQGGTAAFIDAEHALDPAYAKKLGVDVDNLIISQPDTGEQALEIADILIRSGSVDVLVIDSVAALVPKAEIEGEMGDSHVGLQARLMSQALRKITGAIAQTGTTAIFINQLREKIGVFFGSPETTTGGKALKFYASVRLDVRRIETLKEGTEPVGNRTRVKVVKNKMAPPFKQAEFDILYGHGISKEGGIIDLGVEHGFVKKSGAWYTYEGDQLGQGKENSRNFLKDNPELATEIEKKILTKLGVGAVPAEEGDQTAAVAAEDEPQAPAAKAAKKERATF; from the coding sequence ATGGCACAGGCGGCAGACCGCTCCAAGGCACTCGAGGCGGCACTCGGACAGATCGACCGGCAGTACGGCAAGGGCTCGGCGATGCGCATGGGCGACCGCCAGGTGGTGGCCGTCCCGGCGATCCCCACGGGCTCCGTGGCGCTGGACATCGCGCTCGGCATCGGCGGGCTCCCGCGCGGCCGCGTCGTCGAGATCTACGGACCCGAGTCCTCGGGAAAGACCACGGTCGCGCTGCACGCGGTCGCGAACATGCAGAAGCAGGGCGGCACTGCCGCGTTCATCGATGCCGAGCACGCACTCGACCCCGCCTACGCCAAGAAGCTCGGCGTCGACGTCGACAACCTCATCATCTCGCAGCCCGACACGGGCGAGCAGGCGCTGGAGATCGCTGACATCCTGATCCGCTCCGGAAGCGTCGACGTGCTCGTGATCGACTCGGTCGCGGCACTCGTGCCCAAGGCCGAGATCGAGGGCGAGATGGGCGACAGCCACGTGGGACTGCAGGCGCGCCTCATGTCGCAGGCGCTGCGCAAGATCACCGGCGCCATCGCTCAGACGGGAACCACGGCGATCTTCATCAACCAGCTGCGCGAGAAGATCGGCGTGTTCTTCGGGTCGCCCGAGACCACGACGGGCGGCAAGGCACTGAAGTTCTACGCCTCCGTGCGCCTCGACGTCCGCCGCATCGAGACCCTCAAGGAGGGCACCGAGCCGGTGGGCAACCGCACCCGTGTCAAGGTGGTGAAGAACAAGATGGCGCCGCCGTTCAAGCAGGCCGAGTTCGACATCCTGTACGGCCATGGCATCTCGAAGGAGGGCGGCATCATCGACCTCGGAGTGGAGCACGGCTTCGTCAAGAAGTCCGGCGCCTGGTACACGTACGAGGGTGACCAGCTCGGTCAGGGCAAGGAGAACTCGCGCAACTTCCTCAAGGACAACCCTGAGCTGGCGACGGAGATCGAGAAGAAGATTCTCACCAAGCTTGGCGTCGGAGCAGTGCCGGCCGAGGAGGGCGACCAGACTGCTGCGGTGGCCGCTGAGGACGAGCCGCAGGCGCCTGCAGCCAAGGCCGCGAAGAAAGAGCGCGCCACCTTCTGA
- a CDS encoding DUF3046 domain-containing protein, which translates to MRHSQFWVLLDDVFGVDYSRSLARDLALDDLQSRTSVEALEAGVPPRDVWHALCDQMDVPLDRRDGGARERMIPPRR; encoded by the coding sequence TTGCGACACAGCCAGTTCTGGGTCCTTCTCGACGACGTGTTCGGCGTCGACTACTCCCGCTCTCTTGCGCGCGATCTCGCGCTCGACGATCTGCAGTCCCGCACGTCCGTCGAGGCGCTTGAGGCAGGCGTCCCCCCTCGCGACGTGTGGCACGCGCTGTGCGACCAGATGGACGTGCCCCTCGACCGGCGCGACGGCGGCGCACGAGAGCGGATGATTCCGCCGCGCCGCTGA
- a CDS encoding helix-turn-helix domain-containing protein yields the protein MPVLRNEIGDVLRNARLTQGKTLRDISSGARVSLGYLSEVERGQKEASSELLASISEALDVPMSTILREVSDRFESAEEFGRVHVMPSIPDTVPELLGEVRAR from the coding sequence ATGCCTGTGCTGCGCAACGAGATCGGCGACGTCCTTCGCAACGCCCGCCTGACGCAGGGGAAGACTCTGCGCGACATCTCGTCTGGAGCGCGCGTGTCGCTCGGCTACCTGTCCGAGGTCGAGCGTGGCCAGAAGGAGGCTTCCTCTGAGCTGCTCGCCTCGATCAGCGAGGCTCTCGACGTGCCCATGTCCACGATTCTCCGCGAGGTCTCCGATCGCTTCGAGAGTGCGGAGGAGTTCGGCCGCGTGCACGTCATGCCGTCGATCCCCGACACCGTGCCGGAGCTGCTGGGCGAAGTCCGCGCTCGGTAG
- a CDS encoding CinA family protein yields the protein MSSPDADALLILARAAGLSLATAESLTGGALTSALVAVPGASESLRGGVVAYAVDVKRTVLGVPGALLDDPGPVSREVAQAMAAGARRVFGADVGLATTGVAGPEPHGGQPPGTVWIAVDVEGEATARLLHVDGGRDDISGAAIGAVITLAREALAERVARA from the coding sequence ATGTCCAGCCCTGACGCAGACGCCCTGCTGATCCTCGCGCGCGCCGCGGGCCTGTCCCTGGCGACAGCGGAGTCGCTCACGGGCGGGGCGCTGACCTCGGCGCTGGTCGCGGTCCCGGGGGCATCGGAGTCGCTGCGGGGCGGAGTCGTGGCGTACGCAGTCGACGTCAAGCGCACGGTGCTGGGCGTTCCAGGAGCGCTGCTCGATGACCCGGGACCGGTGTCCCGTGAGGTCGCACAGGCGATGGCGGCGGGCGCGAGACGGGTGTTCGGGGCGGACGTGGGCCTCGCGACCACCGGGGTGGCCGGGCCCGAGCCGCACGGCGGACAGCCGCCCGGCACCGTCTGGATCGCCGTGGACGTGGAGGGGGAGGCGACCGCGCGTCTGCTGCACGTGGATGGCGGCCGGGACGACATCTCCGGCGCCGCGATCGGCGCGGTCATCACGCTCGCTCGCGAAGCGCTCGCGGAACGAGTGGCACGCGCCTGA
- the pgsA gene encoding CDP-diacylglycerol--glycerol-3-phosphate 3-phosphatidyltransferase: MNATVPNLLTGARLVAVPVVLWLLVADGGENGALRVWALIVFLVAAATDYWDGYLARRWEVVSPFGKLADPIADKALVLFTLVGIVMVDGIPWWPLAVLAFREIGVTVGRLAVARDAVIPASRGGKLKTVLQLLSLTAYLIPHSAAWIDAVAWWSLLIAVAVAVITGIDYAVRIARVARAHGEPTAQHTRASGSDDVPPRDVQP, encoded by the coding sequence GTGAATGCGACCGTCCCGAACCTGCTCACCGGAGCGCGCCTCGTCGCCGTGCCGGTGGTGCTGTGGCTGCTGGTGGCCGACGGGGGAGAGAACGGGGCGCTGCGCGTCTGGGCGCTGATCGTGTTCCTCGTCGCCGCGGCCACGGACTACTGGGATGGCTACCTCGCGCGTCGTTGGGAGGTCGTCAGCCCCTTCGGCAAGCTTGCAGACCCGATCGCCGACAAGGCGCTGGTGCTGTTCACTCTCGTGGGCATCGTCATGGTCGATGGCATCCCGTGGTGGCCCCTCGCCGTGTTGGCGTTCCGGGAGATCGGGGTCACGGTGGGGCGGCTGGCGGTGGCCCGGGACGCGGTGATTCCTGCCTCGCGCGGCGGCAAGCTCAAGACCGTCCTGCAGCTGCTGTCCCTCACGGCGTACCTCATCCCCCATTCGGCGGCCTGGATCGACGCGGTGGCGTGGTGGAGCCTGCTGATCGCCGTCGCAGTGGCCGTCATCACCGGCATCGACTATGCGGTCCGCATCGCTCGCGTGGCACGGGCGCACGGTGAGCCGACCGCTCAGCACACCCGCGCATCGGGCTCCGACGATGTCCCGCCCCGCGATGTCCAGCCCTGA
- a CDS encoding CapA family protein, whose amino-acid sequence MPSHSRRTPSALPALAVATAAAAVLAIGAVVAWPVDGATSSAPEASSTPSGTEPTPAPSASAAPSPTPPEPPPTVEFTLVTGGDVLTHGPVLSSARAAGDGAYDFAPLMENVRPYVAGADLALCHLEVPIAPAGTEPSGYPTFGAPAELIPALAAEGWDGCSTASNHSMDRRYAGLETTLDALDDAGLGHSGMARTEEEAASTQMYTVRVDDRRIRVATISFTYGLNGLPKPEGMPWAVDTFDADAQDVAPVLTAAQEARDQGADIVIASTHCCVEYQTEPNAAQRDIAQQIADSGLVDLYVGHHAHVPQPVELLDGGVDGAGMWTYFGHGNYLSNQDTQCCRADTNSGYLGVTTFSIAPEGAVEVTAEWVATTVDRTGRHTMHVLNDIVETGAGDLSAAEAQARHQRVADAAGTQASERTTPPEQLADSAFRVTRWWEPSA is encoded by the coding sequence ATGCCCTCCCATTCGCGACGCACGCCCTCCGCCCTGCCTGCGCTTGCGGTGGCCACTGCGGCCGCGGCGGTCCTCGCCATCGGCGCCGTTGTCGCGTGGCCGGTCGACGGTGCGACCTCCTCCGCCCCCGAGGCCTCGTCCACTCCATCCGGAACCGAGCCGACCCCGGCGCCGAGCGCATCGGCCGCCCCCTCGCCGACGCCTCCGGAACCGCCCCCCACCGTCGAGTTCACCCTCGTCACCGGCGGAGACGTGCTCACGCACGGTCCGGTGCTCTCGTCGGCACGGGCGGCGGGCGACGGGGCATACGACTTCGCCCCGCTCATGGAGAACGTGCGCCCGTACGTGGCAGGCGCCGACCTTGCGCTGTGTCACCTCGAGGTGCCGATAGCGCCGGCGGGCACGGAGCCGTCGGGATACCCCACCTTCGGGGCGCCCGCTGAACTGATCCCGGCGCTGGCGGCTGAGGGCTGGGACGGGTGCTCGACCGCCTCCAACCACTCGATGGACCGCCGGTACGCGGGTCTCGAGACGACGCTCGACGCCCTCGACGACGCCGGCCTCGGCCACTCCGGCATGGCACGCACCGAGGAGGAGGCGGCGAGCACCCAGATGTACACCGTGCGCGTGGACGATCGACGGATCAGGGTGGCCACCATCTCCTTCACGTACGGACTCAACGGGCTCCCCAAGCCCGAGGGCATGCCGTGGGCCGTCGACACGTTCGACGCGGACGCTCAGGACGTCGCCCCCGTGCTGACCGCGGCGCAGGAGGCCAGAGACCAGGGCGCCGACATCGTGATCGCCTCGACGCACTGCTGCGTCGAGTACCAGACGGAGCCCAACGCGGCGCAACGAGACATCGCGCAGCAGATCGCGGACTCCGGCCTCGTCGACCTGTACGTGGGGCATCACGCGCACGTGCCACAGCCGGTGGAGCTGCTGGACGGCGGGGTGGACGGCGCCGGCATGTGGACGTACTTCGGCCACGGCAACTACCTGTCGAACCAGGACACCCAGTGCTGCCGCGCCGACACCAACTCCGGGTACCTCGGCGTGACGACCTTCAGCATCGCGCCCGAGGGAGCGGTCGAGGTCACGGCCGAGTGGGTGGCGACCACCGTGGACCGCACCGGTCGCCACACGATGCACGTGTTGAACGACATCGTCGAGACGGGAGCCGGCGACCTCTCGGCGGCCGAGGCCCAGGCACGCCACCAGCGCGTGGCCGATGCGGCGGGGACGCAGGCGTCCGAGCGCACCACGCCGCCGGAGCAGCTGGCTGACTCGGCGTTCCGCGTCACCCGGTGGTGGGAGCCGAGCGCCTGA
- a CDS encoding putative bifunctional diguanylate cyclase/phosphodiesterase — MGGAIELFEQPAVGITVTALLLALAGLAFYFFWRSHRARTSRDIALARERHLRGQFEAVLSSARDGVLIVTQADEIALISDVAATILNVTRADAVGLPIARLNLRAFDEQMHPILMREAFGIGHTDTKPRIVGVPGRRGAEDVRWIQVRARVVPDGLDDGPVTVVTMMDTSGLREAAEALNRSDAQFRKAMENAPVGMALVDLEWRLMEVNRAFAEMMGSTVAALRGTPFSALSHPHDLTAERDQLQRLYDGHQSQFTCEKRYVRADGNVVWAVLDVGLVRYAGGAPDHYVVQVRDSTDDRMHSELMAHRAMHDPLTGLANRTLLQDVLQQVLEQPDAHTRVGVIAVDLDGFKALNDRFGHAIGDNALVHVAGVLRTATAGRGTVARIGGDEFVIVVQDADCSKALFEIAGAIHQGLKRPVQVKRHQITLHASLGIAMADDETTVGGAPSLMSAADAAMYRAKSTGKSRTEVFDPSMRTTSDTHSALASELAAAIENGQLVLHYQPILELSTRTVVGYEALVRWQHPVRGLLPPAAFLPLIEDKNLSVALGTALVDQAAQFLAHSPSPSTWVSLNVSADQLGDSEFADRVLSAIGRYHLSPQRLVVELTEASLVAPNTRIRHELTELRNAGVPILLDDFGTGVSPLSYLRDLPVSGVKLDMSFVAGIPEDPAGARVSRALGALARELGLATIAEGIETEAQAEFLSRCGWRYGQGWLFGVAQPVGALHETSPQFTASLIDPRPQENDSPLEIDDRTF, encoded by the coding sequence ATGGGCGGGGCCATAGAGCTCTTCGAGCAGCCCGCCGTGGGCATCACGGTGACGGCGCTCCTGCTCGCGCTCGCCGGTCTGGCGTTCTACTTCTTCTGGCGGTCGCACCGCGCACGCACCTCTCGCGACATCGCGCTGGCGCGGGAGCGGCATCTGCGCGGACAGTTCGAGGCGGTGCTGTCCTCCGCCCGCGACGGCGTTCTCATCGTGACGCAGGCCGACGAGATCGCGCTGATCTCCGATGTCGCGGCCACCATCCTCAACGTCACTCGTGCGGACGCCGTCGGCCTGCCGATCGCGCGCCTGAACCTGCGCGCGTTCGACGAGCAGATGCACCCGATCCTCATGCGCGAGGCGTTCGGGATCGGCCACACGGACACCAAGCCCCGCATCGTCGGCGTTCCCGGCAGGCGCGGGGCCGAGGACGTCCGCTGGATCCAGGTCCGCGCGCGGGTCGTCCCTGACGGCCTCGACGACGGCCCCGTGACCGTGGTCACCATGATGGACACGTCCGGTCTGCGTGAAGCCGCCGAGGCGCTGAACCGCTCTGACGCCCAGTTCCGCAAGGCGATGGAGAACGCGCCCGTCGGCATGGCGCTCGTCGACCTGGAGTGGCGCCTCATGGAGGTCAACCGGGCCTTCGCCGAGATGATGGGCTCCACCGTCGCGGCGCTGAGGGGAACGCCGTTCTCGGCGCTCAGCCATCCGCATGACCTCACTGCCGAGCGCGATCAGCTGCAACGGCTGTACGACGGGCACCAGAGCCAGTTCACGTGCGAGAAGCGGTACGTGCGCGCGGACGGCAATGTCGTGTGGGCCGTCCTCGACGTCGGTCTCGTCCGCTACGCCGGGGGAGCGCCCGATCACTACGTGGTGCAGGTGCGGGACAGCACCGACGACCGCATGCACTCCGAGCTGATGGCCCACCGGGCGATGCACGACCCGCTGACCGGCCTCGCGAACCGCACTCTTCTCCAGGACGTCCTGCAGCAGGTGCTCGAGCAGCCCGATGCGCACACCCGGGTGGGCGTCATCGCGGTCGACCTCGACGGGTTCAAGGCCCTCAACGACCGGTTCGGCCACGCCATCGGTGACAACGCCCTCGTCCACGTCGCGGGGGTGCTGCGCACGGCGACCGCCGGACGCGGCACCGTGGCGCGCATCGGTGGCGACGAGTTCGTCATCGTGGTGCAGGACGCGGACTGCTCCAAGGCGCTCTTCGAGATCGCGGGAGCCATCCATCAGGGCCTCAAGCGTCCCGTTCAGGTCAAGCGCCACCAGATCACCCTGCACGCGTCGCTGGGCATCGCGATGGCGGACGACGAGACCACCGTTGGCGGCGCGCCGAGCCTCATGAGCGCGGCCGACGCGGCGATGTACCGCGCGAAGTCGACGGGCAAGTCGCGCACGGAGGTCTTCGACCCGTCGATGCGCACCACCTCTGACACTCACTCCGCGCTCGCCTCGGAGCTCGCCGCCGCGATCGAGAACGGCCAGCTGGTGCTGCATTACCAGCCGATCCTGGAGCTCTCGACGCGCACCGTCGTGGGCTACGAGGCGCTCGTGCGGTGGCAGCATCCGGTGCGAGGGCTGCTGCCGCCTGCCGCCTTCCTGCCGCTCATCGAGGATAAGAACCTGTCGGTGGCGCTCGGCACCGCGCTGGTCGACCAGGCTGCGCAGTTCCTCGCGCACAGTCCGTCGCCCTCCACCTGGGTCTCGCTCAACGTCTCCGCCGACCAGCTGGGAGACTCCGAGTTCGCCGACCGAGTGCTCAGCGCGATCGGTCGCTACCACCTCAGCCCTCAGCGGCTGGTGGTGGAGCTCACGGAAGCCTCGCTCGTCGCTCCCAACACCCGCATCCGCCACGAGCTCACGGAACTGCGCAACGCGGGTGTGCCGATCCTGCTCGACGACTTCGGCACCGGCGTCTCGCCGCTGTCGTATCTGCGCGACCTGCCGGTGTCCGGGGTGAAGCTCGACATGTCCTTCGTCGCGGGCATCCCCGAGGACCCGGCCGGCGCTCGCGTGTCACGAGCGCTCGGCGCCCTCGCGCGCGAACTCGGCCTGGCGACCATCGCAGAAGGAATCGAGACGGAGGCGCAGGCCGAGTTCCTGTCGCGGTGCGGATGGCGCTACGGCCAGGGATGGCTGTTCGGCGTCGCGCAGCCGGTGGGGGCGCTCCACGAGACCTCACCGCAGTTCACTGCGAGCCTCATCGACCCGCGGCCACAGGAGAACGACAGTCCCCTCGAGATCGACGATCGCACGTTCTGA